One genomic region from Athalia rosae chromosome 3, iyAthRosa1.1, whole genome shotgun sequence encodes:
- the LOC105693190 gene encoding probable RNA polymerase II nuclear localization protein SLC7A6OS has translation MAAVLRVKRRNNEEPSEALVIACKRQKTTENSETTDALTASVTAVLKFAGTLQNHGDDVVEHLTKNLSKDELKANFKQHVVNVTSKAREQTKQESQESRYKIVNCFRSLEPNDVLELVDKEMTVIDVEDSPSYSKDTSAEDEYVYDLYYTQTGDDMLIDHLVSVHPFQEELVFDSYRDKNGEGSEIEEEEDEDSNSESNWRNDYPDSDHSENSICEDDMRAAVQRINIGDEESDLSTEDDDDLAYALAEDDVEHYGYKYAKYKAKIKAEMTVNYDEEVRSSAEEKSDSGSDDFHGDDDDDDDDDDDDEGAKQYEILG, from the exons ATGGCAGCGGTTTTGCGCGTCAAACGTAGAAATAACGAAGAGCCTTCAGAGGCTTTAGTGATTGCTTGTAAACGTCAAAAAACCACAGAGAATTCGGAAACTACAGATGCTCTCACTGCCTCCGTAACCGCTGTTCTCAAATTTGCAGGGACCTTACAAAATCAC GGCGATGACGTTGTCGAACACTTGACTAAAAATTTAAGTAAAGACGAACTGAAGGCAAACTTCAAGCAGCATGTCGTTAACGTTACTTCAAAGGCACGTgaacaaacaaaacaagaaTCGCAGGAGAGTCGCTATAAAATAGTGAACTGCTTCCGATCACTGGAGCCGAATGATGTCTTAGAACTCGTGGATAAGGAAATGACAGTAATTGATGTCGAGGATTCGCCTTCTTACTCAAAAGATACATCGGCAGAAGATGAATACGTTTATGACTTGTACTATACACAGACTGGAGATGATATGCTCATAGACCACTTGGTCTCAGTCCACCCATTCCAGGAAGAACTAGTCTTTGACTCCTACAGAGATAAAAATGGGGAGGGTTCTGagatcgaagaagaagaagatgaagattcCAATTCTGAATCTAATTGGCGAAATGATTATCCAGACTCAGATCACTCAGAAAACTCAATATGTGAAGATGATATGCGGGCAGCGGTACAGAGGATCAATATTGGAGATGAAGAGAGTGATCTATCCACCGAAGACGATGATGACTTGGCCTATGCCCTTGCAGAAGATGATGTTGAACACTATGGGTATAAATATGCAAAATACAAGGCCAAGATTAAGGCAGAGATGACCGTTAATTACGACGAAGAGGTCAGAAGTTCAGCAGAGGAAAAAAGCGATAGTGGCAGTGATGATTTtcatggtgatgatgatgatgatgatgatgatgatgatgatgatgaaggtGCTAAGCAGTATGAGATCCTTGGTTAA
- the LOC105693185 gene encoding retinol-binding protein pinta-like — MNVRELIPVLKKYAKKELGEDEGKLEEHIQVIKEWLGKQPHINANLDPQCLAAFLRGCKHSIERTKEKLDTYYTLKTHLPEIFGNRDPHIPKIKDLLDQGIYLPLPVTRKPDSPRIVVIRGGIYDPSKFNFLDVSRVIFMIMDILLVEDDHAAVAGIETILDLTGSVFEHVSQFTPTTVKKAVMCFQDAYPLRPKSMHFINIPPSFDLVYNIFKLFMKEKLRNRITVYSDIKELYKKVPKDVLPSDLGGAGPSYEKLAGEWKQKVLDRRDWFIEGAAFCVDESKRVGKKVTGADLFGVDGSFKQLSID; from the exons ATGAACGTCAGGGAGTTAATACcagtgttgaaaaaatacgCTAAAAAAGAACTTGGCGAGGATGAAGGCAAGCTTGAAGAGCACATTCAAGTCATAAAGGAATGGTTGGGAAAACAACCGCACATCAACGCGAATTTGG ACCCACAATGCCTTGCGGCATTTTTGAGGGGCTGCAAGCACAGCATTGAAAGAACAAAGGAGAAACTGGACACGTATTACACCTTGAAGACTCATCTACCAGAGATTTTCGGCAATAGGGATCCCCACATACCAAAGATAAAAGATCTTTTGGATCAGGG GATTTACCTGCCCCTCCCTGTTACTCGTAAGCCTGATAGCCCGAGAATCGTTGTGATTCGTGGAGGAATTTATGACCCTAGTAAATTCAACTTCTTGGACGTCTCGCGCGTTATCTTCATGATCATGGACATTCTGCTGGTTGAAGATGACCA TGCGGCCGTCGCAGGAATAGAGACAATTCTAGACCTTACCGGAAGTGTTTTCGAGCATGTATCTCAGTTCACACCTACCACCGTCAAAAAAGCTGTCATGTGCTTCCAG GACGCTTATCCCTTGAGACCAAAGAGTATGCACTTCATAAACATCCCTCCAAGTTTCGACCTGGTTTACAACATATTCAAACTTTTCATGAAAGAGAAGCTGAGGAACAGA ATCACCGTCTATTCGGACATCAAGGAGCTGTATAAAAAAGTACCTAAGGATGTTTTGCCCTCCGATTTGGGTGGTGCTGGACCCTCGTATGAAAAATTAGCAG GCGAATGGAAGCAGAAGGTGCTGGATCGACGCGATTGGTTCATTGAGGGCGCAGCTTTCTGTGTCGATGAATCAAAAAGAGTCGGAAAAAAGGTCACCGGTGCTGATCTCTTCGGGGTTGACGGAAGCTTCAAACAATTGTCCATCGACTAG
- the LOC105693192 gene encoding gamma-tubulin complex component 3 isoform X1, which produces MSVSDVETIADLVHKLVVSLWGDQKPEAIRRFVRFALGLLSSSPGVDALREDEMTIAVQIKTKLTVRDALQFEKLHNDLKDGPLKNRLSILTFLLYLGNSNDQSRDRHFSFPDMRLGLNSPMASTSRQTTQVSVSQGQIVPLGSTENILRGPPLHPTRIFNEESVPEDILVQDLIYSFQGIEGKVLKLDSSYGFQIDPRANVNRTHKQAVLRLAALGYLHNVVTRGLERMSAACAGRVADSFVAALHQELSEYYRFIAIMQEEINRAQSPLGMDGVTLSHLHLWAYEPLESLKWLASIVRACTGQKGGALASAVYSFSHHGDPGVKQLVKRILEKVCDPLHTMLIRWIAEGELDDPREEFFIEARSDVTEDKMWHQKYQVRDSMVPSFISKAQARKILGTGKNINFLREVCKDSAPLQERHRENFRHNSAEDSNVEALFDMDPDGPLQTMMETAFKETSIRVVEILTKQYNLMEHLQGIKGYLLLGQGHFIQHLMHLLEPELAKPANSLNTHNLYPILETAIRATSAKFDDVDVQRRLYVESLAPSENETGWDVFILDYNVDGPIGTILEPCRETYQTVFFSLWRAKRMESILSGIWKRQTTSAKIFRKMPEVLPIQNHIHLITSSMVHLVHQMQYYFLFEVIECSWDIFAKQLGQASSLDDIITAHNNFVESVKRGTLLDENSQELMDHLRSVYRPILELQSLEETFLARAMQEYEERMTAEDIIENKLYPSKKWGRTTSSDAEGSKRTNLFTKYLATLSLNLKLLSRNYQDRVKKFLLMLASAEDVSLQLLSVRLDFNEYYKSKDSRLVAPLTYQHRRQSEQSFPVSK; this is translated from the exons atgagcgTTTCTGACGTAGAAACGATTGCAGACTTGGTGCATAAACTGGTCGTATCTCTCTGGGGAGATCAAAAACCAG AAGCTATTAGACGCTTTGTACGCTTTGCACTGGGCCTACTCTCATCCTCTCCTGGGGTGGACGCTTTGCGTGAAGATGAGATGACTATTGCCGTACAAATTAAGACAAAATTAACAGTCCGCGATGCCTTACAGTTTGAGAAACTCCACAATGACCTCAAAGATGGG cctctgaAGAACAGACTGAGTATTTTAACATTCCTACTTTACTTGGGAAACTCTAATGATCAATCCAGAGAcagacatttttcatttccggatATGAGGCTTGGTTTGAATTCTCCAATGGCTTCTACAAGTC GTCAAACCACGCAAGTTTCAGTTTCCCAGGGTCAAATTGTGCCATTGGGTTCCACTGAAAATATTCTACGTGGTCCCCCTTTACATCCAACTAGGATATTTAATGAGGAATCCGTGCCTGAAGATATCCTGGTCCAGGATCTGATCTACTCATTCCAGGGAATAGAAGGAAAGGTATTGAAATTGGACTCCAGTTATGGTTTCCAAATAGATCCAAGGGCAAATGTAAATAGGACGCATAAGCAAGCAGTCTTAAGATTGGCTGCTCTTGGGTATTTGCACAATGTAGTAACTCGAGGATTGGAGAGGATGTCTGCAGCTTGTGCAGGGAGAGTTGCAGACAGTTTCGTTGCAGCATTGCACCAAGAGCTATCCGAGTATTACAGATTCATAGCAATAATGCAAGAGGAAATAAACAG AGCGCAAAGCCCTCTTGGAATGGATGGCGTAACCCTGTCGCATCTCCATTTGTGGGCATATGAACCGTTGGAGTCTTTAAAATGGTTAGCAAGCATAGTACGGGCATGTACAGGACAAAAAGGTGGAGCTTTAGCATCTGCAGTGTATAGCTTTAGCCACCATGGAGATCCAGGAGTGAAGCAGTTAGTGAAGagaattttagaaaaagtTTGCGACCCTTTGCATACAATGCTAATACGCTGGATAGCAGAGGGAGAACTAGATGATCCAAGGGAAGAGTTTTTCATTGAAGCAAGGTCTGATGTAACTGAAGACAAAATGTGGCACCAAAAATATCAAGTGAGGGATTCTATGGTGCCATCTTTTATCAGCAAGGCCCAGGCCAGAAAAATACTTGGTACCGGAAAAAACATCAATTTCCTAAGGGAAGTATGCAAGGATTCAGCACCCCTGCAGGAGAGACACAGAGAAAATTTCAGGCACAACAGTGCAGAAGACTCTAATG TCGAGGCTCTTTTTGATATGGATCCTGATGGCCCACTTCAAACTATGATGGAAACAGCATTTAAAGAAACCTCGATAAGGGTTGTGGAAATTTTAACTAAACAGTATAATCTTATGGAACATCTTCAAGGAATAAAGGGCTACCTTTTGCTAGGGCAAGGACATTTCATACAGCACTTAATGCACCTTCTAGA ACCCGAGTTAGCAAAGCCAGCAAATTCTTTGAACACGCACAACTTGTATCCAATTCTTGAAACTGCTATAAGAGCTACAAGTGCAAAGTTCGATGACGTTGACGTCCAAAGACGATTGTATGTGGAATCTTTAGCACCCTCGGAAAATGAAACCGGATGGGACGTATTTATATTAGACTATAATGTCGATGGGCCAATCGGAACG ATACTCGAGCCTTGTCGAGAGACATACCAGACTGTGTTCTTTTCCTTGTGGCGAGCCAAACGGATGGAATCGAttctttccggaatttggaaacGCCAAACTACCTCAGCAAAGATATTTAGAAAAATGCCAGAAGTCCTGCCTATACAAAACCATATTCATTTGATTACCAGCAGCATGGTGCATCTTGTTCATCAGATGCAGTACTACTTCCTATTTGAG GTCATAGAATGCTCCTGGGATATATTTGCCAAGCAACTAGGTCAAGCCAGCTCTCTTGATGATATTATCACTGCACATAACAACTTCGTAGAGTCAGTTAAGAGAGGAACATTGTTAGATGAAAACTCGCAA GAACTTATGGATCATCTGAGGTCTGTCTACCGACCAATTCTGGAGCTGCAAAGTTTGGAGGAGACATTCTTAGCCCGAGCAATGCAAGAGTATGAAGAAAGAATGACGGCAGAAGATATAATTGAGAACAAACTTTACCCCAGCAAAAAGTGGGGTCGGACCACAAGCTCAGATGCCGAAGGATCAAAGAGGACGAATCTATTCACAAAATATCTAGCTACGCTTTCATTGAATCTCAAGCTCCTTTCAAGGAATTATCAG gACCGGGTTAAGAAGTTTCTACTCATGCTGGCATCTGCAGAAGACGTGTCACTTCAATTACTGAGCGTTCGTTTAGATTTCAACGAGTATTACAAGAGTAAGGACAGCCGATTAGTAGCGCCTCTGACGTACCAGCACCGTAGACAAAGCGAACAATCATTTCCTGTTTCCAAGTGA
- the LOC105693192 gene encoding gamma-tubulin complex component 3 isoform X2 encodes MTIAVQIKTKLTVRDALQFEKLHNDLKDGPLKNRLSILTFLLYLGNSNDQSRDRHFSFPDMRLGLNSPMASTSRQTTQVSVSQGQIVPLGSTENILRGPPLHPTRIFNEESVPEDILVQDLIYSFQGIEGKVLKLDSSYGFQIDPRANVNRTHKQAVLRLAALGYLHNVVTRGLERMSAACAGRVADSFVAALHQELSEYYRFIAIMQEEINRAQSPLGMDGVTLSHLHLWAYEPLESLKWLASIVRACTGQKGGALASAVYSFSHHGDPGVKQLVKRILEKVCDPLHTMLIRWIAEGELDDPREEFFIEARSDVTEDKMWHQKYQVRDSMVPSFISKAQARKILGTGKNINFLREVCKDSAPLQERHRENFRHNSAEDSNVEALFDMDPDGPLQTMMETAFKETSIRVVEILTKQYNLMEHLQGIKGYLLLGQGHFIQHLMHLLEPELAKPANSLNTHNLYPILETAIRATSAKFDDVDVQRRLYVESLAPSENETGWDVFILDYNVDGPIGTILEPCRETYQTVFFSLWRAKRMESILSGIWKRQTTSAKIFRKMPEVLPIQNHIHLITSSMVHLVHQMQYYFLFEVIECSWDIFAKQLGQASSLDDIITAHNNFVESVKRGTLLDENSQELMDHLRSVYRPILELQSLEETFLARAMQEYEERMTAEDIIENKLYPSKKWGRTTSSDAEGSKRTNLFTKYLATLSLNLKLLSRNYQDRVKKFLLMLASAEDVSLQLLSVRLDFNEYYKSKDSRLVAPLTYQHRRQSEQSFPVSK; translated from the exons ATGACTATTGCCGTACAAATTAAGACAAAATTAACAGTCCGCGATGCCTTACAGTTTGAGAAACTCCACAATGACCTCAAAGATGGG cctctgaAGAACAGACTGAGTATTTTAACATTCCTACTTTACTTGGGAAACTCTAATGATCAATCCAGAGAcagacatttttcatttccggatATGAGGCTTGGTTTGAATTCTCCAATGGCTTCTACAAGTC GTCAAACCACGCAAGTTTCAGTTTCCCAGGGTCAAATTGTGCCATTGGGTTCCACTGAAAATATTCTACGTGGTCCCCCTTTACATCCAACTAGGATATTTAATGAGGAATCCGTGCCTGAAGATATCCTGGTCCAGGATCTGATCTACTCATTCCAGGGAATAGAAGGAAAGGTATTGAAATTGGACTCCAGTTATGGTTTCCAAATAGATCCAAGGGCAAATGTAAATAGGACGCATAAGCAAGCAGTCTTAAGATTGGCTGCTCTTGGGTATTTGCACAATGTAGTAACTCGAGGATTGGAGAGGATGTCTGCAGCTTGTGCAGGGAGAGTTGCAGACAGTTTCGTTGCAGCATTGCACCAAGAGCTATCCGAGTATTACAGATTCATAGCAATAATGCAAGAGGAAATAAACAG AGCGCAAAGCCCTCTTGGAATGGATGGCGTAACCCTGTCGCATCTCCATTTGTGGGCATATGAACCGTTGGAGTCTTTAAAATGGTTAGCAAGCATAGTACGGGCATGTACAGGACAAAAAGGTGGAGCTTTAGCATCTGCAGTGTATAGCTTTAGCCACCATGGAGATCCAGGAGTGAAGCAGTTAGTGAAGagaattttagaaaaagtTTGCGACCCTTTGCATACAATGCTAATACGCTGGATAGCAGAGGGAGAACTAGATGATCCAAGGGAAGAGTTTTTCATTGAAGCAAGGTCTGATGTAACTGAAGACAAAATGTGGCACCAAAAATATCAAGTGAGGGATTCTATGGTGCCATCTTTTATCAGCAAGGCCCAGGCCAGAAAAATACTTGGTACCGGAAAAAACATCAATTTCCTAAGGGAAGTATGCAAGGATTCAGCACCCCTGCAGGAGAGACACAGAGAAAATTTCAGGCACAACAGTGCAGAAGACTCTAATG TCGAGGCTCTTTTTGATATGGATCCTGATGGCCCACTTCAAACTATGATGGAAACAGCATTTAAAGAAACCTCGATAAGGGTTGTGGAAATTTTAACTAAACAGTATAATCTTATGGAACATCTTCAAGGAATAAAGGGCTACCTTTTGCTAGGGCAAGGACATTTCATACAGCACTTAATGCACCTTCTAGA ACCCGAGTTAGCAAAGCCAGCAAATTCTTTGAACACGCACAACTTGTATCCAATTCTTGAAACTGCTATAAGAGCTACAAGTGCAAAGTTCGATGACGTTGACGTCCAAAGACGATTGTATGTGGAATCTTTAGCACCCTCGGAAAATGAAACCGGATGGGACGTATTTATATTAGACTATAATGTCGATGGGCCAATCGGAACG ATACTCGAGCCTTGTCGAGAGACATACCAGACTGTGTTCTTTTCCTTGTGGCGAGCCAAACGGATGGAATCGAttctttccggaatttggaaacGCCAAACTACCTCAGCAAAGATATTTAGAAAAATGCCAGAAGTCCTGCCTATACAAAACCATATTCATTTGATTACCAGCAGCATGGTGCATCTTGTTCATCAGATGCAGTACTACTTCCTATTTGAG GTCATAGAATGCTCCTGGGATATATTTGCCAAGCAACTAGGTCAAGCCAGCTCTCTTGATGATATTATCACTGCACATAACAACTTCGTAGAGTCAGTTAAGAGAGGAACATTGTTAGATGAAAACTCGCAA GAACTTATGGATCATCTGAGGTCTGTCTACCGACCAATTCTGGAGCTGCAAAGTTTGGAGGAGACATTCTTAGCCCGAGCAATGCAAGAGTATGAAGAAAGAATGACGGCAGAAGATATAATTGAGAACAAACTTTACCCCAGCAAAAAGTGGGGTCGGACCACAAGCTCAGATGCCGAAGGATCAAAGAGGACGAATCTATTCACAAAATATCTAGCTACGCTTTCATTGAATCTCAAGCTCCTTTCAAGGAATTATCAG gACCGGGTTAAGAAGTTTCTACTCATGCTGGCATCTGCAGAAGACGTGTCACTTCAATTACTGAGCGTTCGTTTAGATTTCAACGAGTATTACAAGAGTAAGGACAGCCGATTAGTAGCGCCTCTGACGTACCAGCACCGTAGACAAAGCGAACAATCATTTCCTGTTTCCAAGTGA